Proteins from a genomic interval of Bacteroidota bacterium:
- the secA gene encoding preprotein translocase subunit SecA, which produces MLKLLTKLLGSKHERDIKKLMPLVEQINRHYERLQALSDEELRAKTEEFKARIRQRVAEIESEKSQIEARLAQDGSVGSDGRLVELSPSEREALYAQLDELEKAWLETVEETLDELLPEAYAVVKEACRRLLGRRWTVTGHEITWDMVPFDVQLIGAIVLHQGKIAEMKTGEGKTLVAIMPAYLNALAGRGVHIVTVNDYLARRDAEWMGPIYEFLGLTVDCIDRYPPNTPQRRKAYEADVTYGTNNEFGFDYLRDNMALRPDQIVQRGHHYAIIDEVDSILIDEARTPLIISGPVPVSDENKFIELKPRVERLVYAQQRLVAQCVADAKRALDAGDTERAGLLLFRAHRGFPRNKQLMKMRTEDGAIERLIQKTELYYLQEQGKNMHIVDEELYFVIDEKHNTIELTEKGRQLITEQGEDPEFFVIPDLGTETAKIEQEFQEQKRQLEERLRNDPDLSEEKRKRKWEQELSLLRKEKEERLQRLYQLYAERAERIHAVEQLLRAYTLFEKDVEYIVQDGKVLIVDEHTGRILPGRRYSDGLHQAIEAKENVKVEAATQTYATITLQNYFRMYHKLAGMTGTAETEAAEFYEIYKLDVVVIPTHKPVIRIDKEDVVFRTKREKYNAIIEKIREYHQRGQPVLVGTTSVEVSETLSRMLQRAGIPHNVLNAKHHQREAEIIAQAGQRGAVTIATNMAGRGTDIKLGPGVRELGGLAIVGSERHESRRIDNQLRGRAGRQGDPGESQFFVSLEDDLMRLFGSDRIAGIMERFGMKEGETIQHPMVTRAIERAQKRVEQNHFAIRKRQLEFDDVLNKQRQTIYELRRNALLGRRVRADLEHMLEDFVHNLVARYYPDGDLDGLRMALVRHLALDLELDREQFLKLGEEGVAERALEAARSAYRRKEEILSEDFFRFVRQIYESPLEQKPEYASVLFTDGSRFVFANIQLEEALRSQGHELLRALERATLLSFIDERWTEHLRDLDELREGIHLRAYGQKDPLLEYKMDAFDLFRRMMERLGEEVISFIWRAMPAAEGQAHRPAPARPRMDLERARATHESLTGLAALVQPGASGVGRTPERPRAAAPGERLQPVVVGEKIGRNEPCPCGSGKKYKHCHGRFEA; this is translated from the coding sequence ATGCTGAAGCTGCTCACCAAATTGTTGGGCTCCAAGCATGAGCGCGACATCAAAAAGCTCATGCCCCTTGTAGAGCAAATCAACCGGCATTACGAGCGCTTGCAGGCGCTCTCGGATGAGGAACTGCGCGCTAAGACCGAGGAATTTAAGGCGCGCATCCGGCAGCGCGTAGCGGAGATCGAGTCCGAAAAATCCCAGATCGAAGCCCGTCTGGCTCAGGACGGATCCGTGGGCTCCGATGGGCGACTTGTTGAACTTTCCCCCTCGGAGCGCGAAGCGCTCTATGCACAACTGGATGAGCTGGAGAAAGCCTGGCTGGAGACGGTCGAGGAGACTCTAGATGAGCTCCTGCCCGAGGCCTATGCGGTCGTCAAGGAGGCCTGCCGGCGTCTGTTGGGCAGGCGATGGACCGTCACGGGGCATGAGATCACTTGGGACATGGTGCCTTTCGATGTGCAGCTCATCGGCGCCATCGTACTCCATCAAGGCAAGATCGCGGAGATGAAAACCGGCGAGGGGAAAACCCTCGTGGCCATCATGCCCGCTTACTTGAACGCGCTGGCCGGCCGCGGGGTCCATATCGTGACGGTCAACGATTATCTGGCCCGGCGCGATGCGGAGTGGATGGGCCCGATTTACGAGTTTCTGGGCCTTACGGTCGATTGCATCGATCGATACCCTCCCAACACCCCGCAGCGCCGCAAGGCCTATGAGGCCGATGTGACCTATGGCACCAACAACGAGTTCGGCTTCGATTACCTGCGCGACAATATGGCCCTGCGGCCCGACCAGATCGTGCAGCGCGGCCATCATTACGCGATCATCGACGAGGTAGACTCGATCCTGATCGATGAGGCGCGCACCCCCTTGATCATATCGGGTCCGGTTCCGGTAAGCGACGAAAACAAGTTCATCGAACTCAAGCCCCGCGTCGAGCGACTCGTCTACGCCCAACAGCGCCTCGTAGCCCAATGCGTGGCCGACGCCAAACGGGCCCTGGATGCCGGGGACACCGAGCGGGCTGGTCTGCTGCTATTTCGGGCCCATCGGGGCTTCCCCCGCAACAAGCAGCTCATGAAGATGCGCACCGAGGACGGGGCCATCGAGCGGCTCATCCAGAAGACCGAGCTCTATTACCTGCAGGAGCAGGGCAAGAACATGCACATCGTCGATGAGGAGCTGTACTTCGTCATCGACGAAAAACACAACACCATCGAACTCACCGAAAAGGGCCGCCAGCTCATCACCGAACAGGGCGAGGACCCGGAGTTCTTTGTCATCCCCGATTTGGGCACCGAAACGGCCAAGATCGAACAGGAATTTCAGGAGCAAAAGCGTCAGCTGGAGGAGCGCCTGCGCAACGATCCGGACCTCTCAGAGGAAAAGCGTAAGCGCAAATGGGAGCAGGAGCTCAGCCTGCTGCGCAAGGAGAAGGAGGAGCGGCTGCAGCGGCTCTATCAGCTCTACGCCGAACGAGCCGAGCGCATCCACGCTGTGGAGCAGCTCTTGCGCGCCTATACGCTCTTCGAGAAGGACGTCGAGTACATCGTGCAAGACGGCAAGGTGCTCATCGTCGACGAACACACGGGGCGCATCTTGCCGGGCCGACGCTACTCCGATGGCCTGCATCAGGCCATAGAGGCCAAAGAAAACGTCAAGGTGGAGGCCGCCACCCAGACCTACGCCACGATCACGCTGCAGAATTACTTCCGCATGTACCACAAGCTAGCCGGCATGACGGGCACGGCCGAGACGGAGGCGGCCGAATTCTACGAGATCTACAAGCTCGACGTGGTCGTCATCCCCACGCATAAGCCCGTTATCCGAATAGACAAAGAGGACGTGGTCTTTCGGACCAAGCGCGAAAAGTACAACGCCATCATCGAGAAGATCCGAGAGTATCATCAGCGCGGCCAGCCTGTGCTCGTGGGCACCACAAGCGTCGAGGTCTCCGAGACCTTGAGCCGGATGCTACAGCGCGCCGGCATTCCGCACAACGTGCTCAACGCCAAACACCATCAGCGGGAGGCCGAGATCATCGCGCAGGCCGGCCAGAGAGGGGCCGTCACGATCGCCACCAATATGGCCGGTCGGGGCACGGACATTAAGCTCGGGCCCGGCGTTCGCGAACTGGGCGGGCTGGCCATCGTCGGCTCGGAGCGGCATGAGTCCCGGCGCATTGACAACCAGCTGCGCGGCCGCGCCGGCCGCCAGGGAGATCCGGGGGAGAGCCAGTTCTTCGTCTCGCTCGAAGACGATCTGATGCGGCTTTTCGGCTCAGATCGCATCGCGGGTATCATGGAGCGCTTCGGCATGAAGGAGGGCGAGACGATTCAGCACCCGATGGTGACCAGGGCCATCGAGCGGGCTCAGAAGCGGGTCGAGCAAAATCACTTCGCCATCCGCAAGCGGCAACTGGAGTTCGACGACGTACTCAACAAGCAGCGGCAAACGATTTATGAGCTGCGTCGCAATGCGCTCTTGGGCCGGCGTGTGCGCGCGGATCTGGAGCACATGCTGGAGGACTTTGTCCACAACCTGGTAGCGCGTTACTACCCGGATGGCGACCTAGATGGACTGCGGATGGCACTTGTGCGGCATCTGGCGTTGGATTTGGAGCTGGACCGGGAACAGTTCCTCAAACTCGGCGAGGAAGGGGTGGCCGAACGCGCTCTAGAGGCCGCCCGGAGCGCATACCGGCGTAAAGAGGAGATCCTCTCGGAAGACTTTTTCCGCTTTGTTCGGCAAATCTACGAGAGCCCGTTGGAGCAGAAACCCGAATACGCCTCGGTGCTCTTCACCGACGGAAGCCGGTTTGTATTCGCCAACATCCAGCTAGAGGAGGCCCTGCGCAGCCAGGGGCATGAGCTGCTGCGCGCCCTCGAGCGGGCCACGCTGTTGAGCTTTATCGATGAGCGCTGGACCGAGCACCTGCGCGATCTGGATGAATTGCGGGAGGGGATCCATCTGCGGGCCTACGGGCAGAAGGATCCCCTACTGGAGTACAAAATGGACGCCTTTGACCTCTTCCGGCGCATGATGGAGCGCTTGGGGGAGGAGGTGATTTCCTTTATCTGGCGGGCCATGCCCGCCGCCGAGGGGCAGGCTCACCGTCCCGCCCCCGCCCGGCCGCGCATGGATCTGGAGCGCGCCCGGGCTACGCACGAGTCCCTGACAGGTCTGGCCGCGCTGGTGCAGCCCGGAGCCTCTGGAGTCGGCCGCACCCCCGAGCGGCCGCGGGCTGCGGCGCCCGGGGAGCGCCTGCAACCGGTGGTGGTGGGGGAAAAAATCGGCCGCAACGAACCCTGCCCCTGCGGAAGCGGGAAAAAATACAAGCACTGCCACGGTCGCTTTGAAGCCTGA
- the recN gene encoding DNA repair protein RecN: MLRTLYIRDYALIEELDVSFGPGLNILTGETGAGKSILIGALKLLLGDRASPDRIRKGASKAILEATLDVLPDDERVRRYLAEQGIEAESTLCLRREISPNQSRAFVNDTPVTLPVLRELGSYLVDLHGQHEHQSLLRVEQHGYLLDSVSGLGPQLEAYQERYRRYQALLRQRQALEERAKQMRERRELYAFQAQEIDAVAPSVEEEAALEAERRRLENAERLYASTAQLRALLSESEGAVLGQLATSAEELEELARIDAAFAPWSRELRSALVTLEELARFLLDYQGRIAFDPERLEAIRGRLGAFERLKRRYGGALEAVLLYRERIGRELEAADQYEAERARLEEALGEWGKSLSEAAWALSEARHRAAGAIESAVVAELVQLGIPHARFAVRLERESDPEGWVQGPDGRRYAAGPRGIDRVEFLISTNPGEDLKELARIASGGEISRIMLALKRILARSERLPIMVFDEIDTGISGAIAAKVGRSLKELAQFHQVIAITHLPQIASQADLHFLVEKVLHKGRAVTRLRLLEESERPYEIARLLSADAVTEKALESARELLQAARC; this comes from the coding sequence ATGCTGCGGACGCTCTACATCCGGGATTACGCCCTGATAGAGGAATTGGACGTATCCTTCGGCCCCGGGCTCAACATCCTAACCGGAGAAACCGGGGCCGGCAAGTCCATCCTGATCGGCGCCCTAAAGCTTCTGCTGGGCGATCGCGCAAGCCCGGATCGCATCCGCAAGGGCGCCTCTAAGGCCATCTTGGAGGCAACGCTGGATGTGCTCCCGGACGACGAACGCGTGCGCCGCTACCTGGCCGAGCAGGGCATCGAGGCGGAATCGACCCTTTGCCTGCGTCGGGAGATCAGCCCCAACCAAAGCCGAGCCTTCGTAAACGATACCCCCGTCACACTGCCCGTGCTGCGGGAGCTGGGCTCTTATCTGGTGGACCTGCATGGCCAACACGAACATCAATCGCTTCTGCGCGTAGAGCAGCATGGCTACCTGCTGGACAGCGTATCGGGCTTAGGCCCGCAGCTAGAGGCCTATCAGGAGCGCTATCGCCGCTACCAGGCCCTGCTGCGGCAACGGCAGGCGCTGGAGGAGAGGGCCAAGCAGATGCGCGAGCGGCGCGAGCTGTACGCCTTCCAGGCTCAAGAGATCGACGCCGTAGCCCCCTCTGTGGAGGAGGAGGCGGCTCTGGAGGCCGAGCGCCGCCGGTTGGAGAACGCCGAGCGCCTGTATGCGAGCACAGCCCAGCTGCGGGCTTTGCTGAGCGAATCCGAGGGAGCGGTCCTGGGCCAGCTGGCCACCTCGGCTGAGGAGCTAGAGGAATTGGCCCGGATTGATGCGGCCTTTGCTCCGTGGTCGCGCGAGCTGCGCTCGGCTCTGGTAACCTTGGAGGAACTGGCCCGTTTTCTGTTGGACTACCAGGGCCGCATCGCCTTCGATCCGGAGCGCCTGGAGGCGATCCGAGGGCGTCTGGGCGCCTTTGAACGGCTAAAGCGCCGCTACGGAGGCGCTCTAGAGGCGGTGCTCCTCTACCGAGAGCGAATCGGACGCGAGCTGGAGGCCGCAGACCAGTACGAAGCCGAACGCGCCCGCCTGGAAGAGGCGCTCGGCGAGTGGGGCAAAAGCTTATCGGAGGCCGCCTGGGCCCTTTCGGAGGCCCGTCACAGGGCCGCCGGCGCAATAGAATCGGCCGTCGTGGCCGAGCTAGTGCAGCTCGGCATTCCGCATGCCCGCTTTGCGGTGCGCCTAGAGCGGGAGTCCGACCCGGAGGGTTGGGTGCAGGGCCCAGATGGGCGCCGTTACGCGGCTGGCCCCCGGGGCATAGACCGGGTGGAGTTCCTCATCAGCACCAATCCCGGTGAGGATCTCAAGGAGCTAGCGCGCATCGCCTCCGGGGGCGAGATCTCCCGGATTATGCTTGCCCTCAAACGCATCTTGGCCCGCAGCGAGCGCCTGCCGATTATGGTCTTCGATGAGATCGATACGGGCATTTCCGGTGCGATCGCGGCCAAGGTGGGCCGCAGCTTAAAGGAGCTAGCCCAATTTCATCAGGTGATCGCCATCACCCACCTGCCTCAAATCGCCTCTCAAGCCGATCTTCACTTCCTTGTGGAAAAGGTTCTGCATAAAGGCCGAGCCGTAACGCGGCTGCGGCTTCTGGAGGAATCCGAACGCCCATACGAGATCGCCCGTTTGCTCAGCGCAGACGCCGTGACGGAAAAGGCCCTCGAGAGCGCTCGAGAGCTTTTGCAGGCCGCCCGCTGTTGA
- the cysS gene encoding cysteine--tRNA ligase has translation MSALYVYNTLTRQKEAFQPLDPALVRVYVCGPTVYDHAHLGHAKSYVSFDVIRRYLGYLGYRVRYVQNITDVGHLMGDADEGEDKLLLAARREKLEPMEVAEKYLRSFTEDMERLRVRPPDIQPRASGHIPEQLELIERLLERGYAYVVNGSVYFDVSKDPDYGKLSGRRIEELLAGSREGLEGMSEKRHPADFALWKRAEPGHLLRWRSPWGIGYPGWHIECSAMSMRYLGPQFDIHGGGLENQFPHHECEIAQSESATSLEPFVRYWLHNNMVTVGGQKMGKSLGNAIYLKQLFSGEHPLLEQGYDPLVVRFFILQSHYRSPLDFSNEALQAAERGWGNLADAVRLLEEASSGEGSPLDAEVYRLRLEAAMNEDFNTAQALAVLFELLKETRARLLAGQAPANLEQVRLLVRTWLDEVLGLWPPLELRTPAEPQLRALLELVLELRQRARAERRWELADAIRDRLAQIGIEVQDTPQGPAWRFRPRPS, from the coding sequence ATGAGTGCGCTTTACGTCTACAACACGCTCACGCGCCAAAAGGAGGCCTTCCAACCCTTGGACCCGGCGCTTGTGCGCGTCTACGTCTGCGGCCCAACCGTGTACGACCACGCCCATCTCGGGCATGCCAAAAGCTACGTGAGCTTCGACGTCATTCGGCGTTACCTCGGCTACCTGGGCTATCGGGTCCGATATGTGCAGAACATAACCGACGTAGGACACCTGATGGGCGATGCGGACGAAGGAGAGGACAAGCTTCTGCTGGCCGCCCGGCGCGAGAAACTGGAGCCTATGGAGGTCGCCGAAAAATACCTGCGCAGCTTCACCGAGGATATGGAGCGGCTGCGGGTTCGGCCCCCGGATATCCAGCCTCGCGCCAGCGGGCATATTCCGGAGCAGCTGGAGCTCATAGAGCGCCTGCTGGAGCGCGGCTACGCCTACGTGGTCAACGGATCCGTCTACTTTGATGTGAGCAAGGACCCCGATTACGGCAAGCTTTCGGGCCGGCGCATAGAAGAGCTCTTAGCCGGTTCTCGAGAGGGGCTTGAGGGGATGAGCGAAAAACGCCATCCCGCCGACTTCGCCCTCTGGAAACGGGCTGAGCCCGGACATCTGCTGCGCTGGCGCAGCCCATGGGGGATTGGCTATCCGGGCTGGCATATTGAGTGCTCGGCCATGAGCATGCGATACCTGGGGCCCCAGTTTGACATCCACGGAGGGGGGCTGGAGAATCAGTTCCCGCATCACGAATGCGAGATCGCCCAAAGCGAATCGGCCACGAGCCTGGAGCCCTTTGTGCGCTACTGGTTGCACAACAACATGGTCACGGTGGGCGGTCAGAAGATGGGCAAATCTCTGGGCAACGCCATCTACCTTAAGCAGCTCTTTAGCGGCGAGCACCCCCTTTTGGAGCAGGGCTACGATCCGCTGGTGGTGCGGTTTTTCATCCTGCAAAGCCACTATCGCAGCCCGCTTGATTTCTCCAACGAGGCCCTGCAGGCGGCCGAGCGGGGCTGGGGGAACCTCGCCGATGCCGTGCGCCTGCTCGAGGAGGCATCCTCGGGCGAGGGTTCGCCCTTGGATGCCGAGGTCTACCGGCTGCGCCTGGAGGCGGCCATGAACGAGGACTTCAATACGGCGCAGGCCCTGGCCGTGCTCTTTGAGCTGCTCAAGGAGACGCGGGCGCGCCTGCTGGCCGGACAGGCACCGGCCAACCTGGAGCAGGTGCGCCTGCTTGTACGCACTTGGCTGGATGAAGTCCTGGGCCTATGGCCTCCCCTGGAGTTGCGGACACCGGCCGAGCCACAGCTACGGGCCCTTCTGGAGCTTGTGCTCGAGCTGCGCCAGCGGGCTCGAGCGGAACGCCGCTGGGAGCTCGCCGATGCGATCCGAGACCGGCTGGCCCAGATCGGCATCGAAGTGCAAGATACCCCCCAAGGGCCGGCTTGGCGCTTTCGGCCCCGGCCAAGCTAG
- a CDS encoding flippase-like domain-containing protein — protein MHPSAWLRRQRLSRRHLFTPLLLSLGVLVGIAIGLGEPSPWHLLRGAFDGRWLAVALLLLGASLGLRTLRLRWLAAGRLSWRAAWRVQLWWEFAGTVTPSSIGGAPAAVYFMCRERMRAGVASSVALLAVLFDQLWLATLVFALCVSAWYVPLFPLGGALKGGAVLLLALPLGWTGLLGYLVLRPDWIPRIGQRICRLGLFRRYQELVQRELQELVVRSREFRRRPLGFFFKGYALTLLVWLTRMGVLLAVVASLVPSADWLLLFLRQALLLLGGLLIPTPGGSGGVEGLFMLLVAPLLPRAFRVPILGLWRLLTYHLLVLSGLGLLARQVRKGRTACRRAMAPLTPQVEYS, from the coding sequence GTGCATCCGTCAGCCTGGTTGCGCAGGCAGCGCCTGTCCCGACGGCATCTGTTTACGCCGCTTCTTTTGAGCTTGGGCGTGCTCGTTGGGATCGCCATTGGCCTTGGCGAGCCAAGCCCGTGGCATCTGCTGCGGGGCGCTTTTGACGGACGCTGGCTCGCCGTGGCGCTGTTGTTGCTGGGAGCCTCTCTGGGGCTGCGCACCCTACGGCTGCGCTGGCTTGCCGCCGGGCGGCTCTCATGGCGCGCGGCTTGGCGGGTGCAGCTTTGGTGGGAGTTTGCGGGCACCGTTACGCCCTCCAGCATCGGTGGGGCCCCGGCGGCTGTATACTTTATGTGCCGCGAGCGCATGCGCGCGGGAGTGGCCTCCTCTGTGGCGCTTCTGGCCGTGCTCTTCGATCAACTGTGGCTGGCCACGCTCGTCTTCGCTCTTTGCGTAAGCGCCTGGTATGTGCCGCTTTTCCCGCTGGGGGGGGCGCTTAAAGGAGGAGCTGTCCTGTTGCTAGCCCTGCCGCTCGGATGGACCGGCTTGTTGGGCTATCTGGTGCTGCGTCCGGATTGGATTCCACGCATCGGGCAGCGTATCTGTCGGCTTGGGCTTTTTAGACGCTATCAGGAGCTTGTGCAGCGGGAGCTGCAGGAGCTTGTGGTGCGCTCCCGGGAGTTTCGTAGGCGGCCTCTGGGGTTTTTCTTCAAAGGGTACGCGCTCACGCTACTGGTCTGGTTGACCCGCATGGGGGTGTTGTTGGCCGTGGTGGCCAGCCTGGTGCCCTCCGCGGACTGGCTGCTTCTGTTTTTGCGTCAAGCTCTGTTGCTGCTAGGAGGCCTTCTCATTCCCACCCCAGGGGGCAGTGGAGGCGTGGAGGGGCTCTTCATGCTGCTCGTAGCGCCCCTGCTACCCCGTGCTTTTCGTGTGCCCATACTAGGACTGTGGCGTCTGCTGACGTATCATCTCCTCGTTCTAAGCGGCCTGGGTCTGCTGGCGCGTCAGGTGCGCAAGGGCCGCACAGCTTGCAGACGCGCCATGGCGCCGCTGACCCCGCAGGTGGAGTATTCGTAG
- a CDS encoding phosphoribosyltransferase family protein produces MRLLWRALRHWVFPDLCLACGERLRAEEVRICRLCLATWPRADLERVGLPGPWRARALDWVTAVWVYDAQDRVQRAVYALKYRGFSRLAWELGPILAEQVRERAQEVGLRALVPVPLHRRRLRERGYNQSERLAEAVGAVLGLPVWNALERLRPTRSQTGLGPSERLQNVQGAFRVRNGEDLRGLRLLLVDDVLTTGATLAACAQALRMAGADWVGGLALATVPSNVARSLSPEAHRTK; encoded by the coding sequence ATGCGGCTGCTATGGCGCGCCCTAAGGCATTGGGTTTTTCCGGACCTTTGCCTGGCCTGCGGAGAGCGACTCAGAGCTGAGGAGGTGCGCATATGCCGTCTTTGTCTGGCCACCTGGCCCCGGGCCGACCTGGAGCGGGTGGGGCTTCCGGGGCCCTGGCGGGCGCGGGCTCTGGATTGGGTCACGGCCGTGTGGGTATATGATGCGCAGGATCGGGTGCAGCGGGCGGTGTATGCGCTCAAGTACCGAGGGTTTTCTCGACTCGCCTGGGAGTTAGGGCCCATACTAGCAGAGCAGGTCCGCGAACGCGCTCAAGAAGTCGGCCTAAGGGCTTTGGTGCCCGTCCCGCTTCATCGCCGGCGGCTGCGAGAGCGCGGCTATAACCAGAGCGAACGCCTAGCCGAGGCCGTGGGGGCCGTCTTGGGGCTTCCGGTCTGGAACGCGCTGGAACGTCTTCGTCCCACGCGCTCCCAGACCGGACTTGGTCCCTCGGAGCGCCTGCAAAACGTTCAAGGGGCCTTCCGGGTCCGAAATGGGGAGGACCTGCGCGGTTTGAGGCTATTGCTTGTCGACGATGTGCTGACCACGGGGGCCACGCTTGCCGCCTGTGCGCAGGCGCTCCGGATGGCCGGAGCCGATTGGGTGGGCGGGCTCGCGTTGGCCACCGTGCCGAGCAACGTCGCTCGTTCCCTCTCGCCTGAAGCCCATAGGACCAAGTAA
- a CDS encoding tetratricopeptide repeat protein produces the protein MSRHFSARSIRPEAQRLFRRAQRLHEQSRFWEAARLYIQAASRAQSQPDLRARAYLGAAHALRLVGRFRQALGCYTRAQGIASVAAQEDLAVDALVGGAMALRALGRLEEAHAQFSAALAFYQGHRDEEGRAYVLWGLGGLLRLKGDFLAAQAHLEEALEICTRTGQPEAEAYVRCALGGLSRMRGAYEASLEQYERADGLMRRNGDLFGQAYAACGVANAHRMLAHWDEALRCFARAQELYRQIGDRVSYAYTLWGEGTLWKVRGELDAARWRFREATALFRATQDNRGLAYAYLGLAELALLEGRALGRARRYVQAAWDRANRHGYRFERLHAELLTLCLEGERSQEVEGRLRAAYRACGSGWLENQELALPLNIP, from the coding sequence GTGTCGCGGCATTTTTCTGCGCGTTCGATTCGGCCGGAGGCCCAGCGTCTGTTTAGACGCGCTCAACGGCTGCATGAACAGAGCCGATTTTGGGAGGCGGCTCGCCTATACATACAGGCTGCTAGTCGAGCCCAATCCCAGCCCGATCTGCGCGCCCGGGCTTATCTCGGGGCCGCGCATGCGCTGCGTCTGGTGGGCCGCTTCCGTCAAGCCCTAGGCTGTTACACCAGGGCGCAGGGGATCGCCTCGGTCGCCGCTCAAGAGGACCTAGCTGTGGATGCGCTTGTAGGGGGCGCCATGGCTCTGCGGGCTCTGGGACGCCTTGAGGAGGCGCATGCGCAATTTTCCGCTGCGCTGGCCTTTTATCAGGGTCACCGGGACGAGGAGGGTCGGGCCTACGTCTTGTGGGGGCTCGGGGGTCTGTTGCGGCTTAAAGGAGACTTTCTTGCGGCTCAAGCGCATCTAGAGGAGGCCTTGGAAATTTGCACGCGCACCGGTCAGCCCGAGGCCGAAGCGTACGTCCGATGCGCTCTGGGGGGGCTAAGCCGCATGCGGGGCGCCTACGAGGCCTCCTTGGAACAGTACGAAAGGGCCGATGGGCTTATGCGCCGGAATGGAGACCTCTTCGGTCAGGCCTACGCGGCCTGCGGGGTGGCCAATGCGCACCGGATGCTAGCCCACTGGGATGAGGCGCTTCGGTGTTTTGCGCGAGCTCAAGAGCTGTACCGCCAAATCGGAGACCGCGTCAGCTACGCCTACACCCTCTGGGGGGAGGGCACGCTCTGGAAGGTGCGGGGGGAGCTCGATGCGGCTCGGTGGCGTTTTCGCGAGGCGACCGCCCTTTTTCGGGCTACGCAAGATAACCGGGGGCTGGCCTACGCGTATCTGGGACTAGCGGAGCTGGCCCTTCTGGAGGGTCGCGCGCTGGGGCGCGCACGTCGATACGTGCAGGCGGCTTGGGACCGAGCTAACCGACACGGATACCGCTTTGAGCGCCTGCACGCCGAGCTGCTGACTCTGTGCCTAGAGGGTGAACGTTCCCAAGAGGTCGAAGGGCGCCTACGCGCCGCCTATCGGGCTTGTGGCTCGGGATGGTTGGAAAATCAGGAGCTTGCTCTGCCGCTCAACATCCCATAA
- the secE gene encoding preprotein translocase subunit SecE, protein MQKIRQFFEDVVREMSKVNWPSQQELRDNTVVVLIFSLLLSLFIFVSDELFTLGLEAILK, encoded by the coding sequence ATGCAGAAAATCCGCCAGTTCTTCGAGGACGTCGTTCGGGAAATGAGCAAGGTCAATTGGCCCTCGCAGCAGGAGCTGCGAGACAACACCGTCGTGGTGCTCATCTTCTCCCTGCTGTTGAGCCTGTTTATTTTCGTCTCCGATGAGTTGTTCACGCTTGGCCTAGAGGCCATTCTGAAATAA
- the nusG gene encoding transcription termination/antitermination protein NusG translates to MAATTEGLRKWYVVKTRTGQERKFVAYMEHELRRSRSLQEKVGQILVPAETVVEVRGGKKRMRERTFFPSYVLLEAVLDNEVKHVVLSSSAVLGFLSTGKEPTPLRPEEVNRILGRVDEARQGGVVEVPFRPGEWVRITSGPFQDFEGTVEEVNPEKMKVKVMVSIFGRKTPVEVDFSQVRAQDE, encoded by the coding sequence ATGGCTGCGACGACGGAAGGGCTGCGCAAGTGGTATGTGGTCAAGACCCGCACGGGTCAGGAGAGGAAGTTCGTCGCCTACATGGAGCACGAGCTGCGCCGTTCTAGGAGTCTGCAGGAGAAGGTGGGGCAGATACTGGTGCCGGCGGAAACCGTAGTGGAAGTGCGGGGGGGCAAAAAGCGTATGCGCGAGCGCACCTTTTTCCCCAGTTACGTACTTCTGGAGGCGGTTTTGGATAATGAAGTGAAGCACGTGGTGTTGAGCTCCAGCGCCGTTTTAGGATTTTTGTCCACAGGCAAAGAACCTACCCCCTTGCGGCCCGAGGAGGTGAATCGCATCCTGGGGCGTGTCGACGAGGCCCGTCAGGGAGGAGTCGTAGAGGTCCCGTTTCGGCCCGGGGAGTGGGTTCGCATCACGAGCGGTCCCTTCCAGGATTTTGAGGGCACCGTGGAAGAGGTTAACCCCGAAAAGATGAAAGTCAAGGTCATGGTCTCCATATTCGGCCGTAAAACCCCGGTCGAGGTGGATTTCTCCCAGGTGCGCGCGCAAGACGAGTGA
- the rplK gene encoding 50S ribosomal protein L11: MAKKVVGYVKLQIPAGQATPAPPVGPALGQRGVNIMEFCKQFNARTQDKMGLIVPVVITVYADKSFSFVVKTPPAPVLLKRAAGIEKGSAEPNRTKVGTVTWKQIREIAEMKMPDLNTDSLEAAMRMIAGTARSMGITVVE; encoded by the coding sequence ATGGCTAAGAAAGTCGTCGGATACGTCAAACTGCAGATCCCGGCGGGGCAGGCCACGCCGGCTCCGCCCGTGGGTCCGGCCCTGGGTCAGCGCGGCGTGAACATCATGGAGTTCTGCAAGCAATTCAACGCGCGCACTCAGGACAAGATGGGGCTGATCGTCCCCGTCGTGATCACCGTCTACGCGGACAAGTCGTTTAGTTTCGTCGTCAAGACCCCTCCGGCGCCGGTGCTGCTGAAGCGGGCCGCGGGCATCGAGAAGGGCTCCGCAGAGCCCAACCGCACCAAGGTGGGCACGGTCACCTGGAAGCAGATCCGGGAGATCGCGGAGATGAAGATGCCCGATTTGAACACGGACTCCCTGGAGGCCGCCATGCGCATGATCGCCGGCACAGCCCGGAGCATGGGCATCACGGTCGTAGAGTGA